A region of Tigriopus californicus strain San Diego chromosome 7, Tcal_SD_v2.1, whole genome shotgun sequence DNA encodes the following proteins:
- the LOC131883765 gene encoding uncharacterized protein LOC131883765 produces MSTLTSGRPRQPAYRRSNTSYALLTGASGLDSGLGNHDFGNRYPSSASSSNVVASNPRASGNYDYLGNSGGLERSTSNASIPPWSDADMCYKPRQPKYSYFVGKYPSDAKTRYSTYQPPASQYGDWYAGKNDYTPSTTSSHVPTSSSTSLYPENRDYGLDSMTNSYRHPSASASAYSSAIKKSKSYSFIDKLQKQPHHRSQLYNPDDTPSYGHLSGVSEIETDPEDRRKKEVDDLISKYSIKNIERTIGNRDPAERRRSSFHHQMSADQAMALPPSSGSSGMDYSHPDRNGLGLTLSRPSTDIEPLPRHVHNRSLAKSSSSIQPFTSYTSSVYEPPDPTSSYMMPHGLSRSSSGIGTFDSGLSSRGASRREKTMSLLSATPNTLYGSDLGSQTPSVVPSSLMPSASSSKIGSLQRRPSADWWNPTSSSHSIGMTTPEWNVNPTQLPWSASTASGVAETLPVVPDDEDGHLAYKLGDIIDNKLSRYKIIATLGEGTFGKVVKVKELNTDKVVALKIIKSVDKYREAAKLEINVLEKIQEVDPLNKHLCGRMLHWFNYHGHMCLVFELLGLSVFDFLKENNYHPYALDQVRHITYQLCYSVKFLHECKLTHTDLKPENILFVCSDWEVTYNAKKRRDVRKVKSTEVRLIDFGSATFDWEHHSKVVSTRHYRAPEVILELGWAQQCDIWSIGCIMFELYLGFTLFQTHDNREHLAMMERILGPMPERVSRRSRTKYYSSGQLLWDDNTSAGKYVRENCKPLRKYLMVDSEDHRLLFDLISKMLIYDPMERITLSEALQHPFFHQIPSHFRLDIYR; encoded by the exons ATGTCCACCCTGACCTCTGGAAGGCCTAGGCAACCCGCTTACCGACGTTCCAACACTAGCTATGCCCTTCTCACCGGAGCCAGCGGGTTAGACAGTGGTCTGGGTAACCATGACTTTGGGAATCGATATCCTTCTTCGGCATCATCGTCCAATGTCGTCGCAAGCAATCCAAGAGCATCAGGGAACTATGACTACTTGGGCAATTCTGGTGGGTTGGAACGCTCTACTTCCAATGCATCCATACCACCATGGAGCGACGCAGACATGTGCTACAAACCTAGGCAGCCCAAATACTCCTACTTTGTGGGCAAATATCCTTCGGATGCTAAAACCAGATACAGCACCTATCAACCACCCGCTTCCCAATACGGAGATTGGTACGCTGGAAAGAATGACTACACGCCATCTACGACGTCTAGCCATGTTCCAACTTCCTCGTCCACCTCGCTCTACCCAGAGAATAGGGATTACGGATTGGATTCCATGACCAACAGCTATCGGCATCCTTCAGCTTCAGCTTCGGCATACTCTTCAGCAATTAAGAAAAGCAAGAGCTACTCGTTTATCGATAAACTTCAAAAGCAACCTCACCACAGATCCCAG CTATATAACCCGGATGATACTCCATCATACGGGCATTTGAGCGGGGTATCGGAGATCGAAACCGACCCCGAAGAtagaaggaagaaagaagTGGACGATCTGATTTCCAAGTATtccatcaaaaacattgaacgCACAATTGGCAATCGAGACCCCGCAGAGAGAAGGCGTTCGTCCTTCCATCATCAAATGTCGGCTGACCAGGCCATGGCATTGCCTCCTTCCTCCGGTTCATCTGGCATGGACTACTCCCATCCGGATCGCAACGGTCTTGGTCTCACCCTATCTCGACCTTCCACCGATATCGAACCCCTACCTAGACACGTCCACAATCGTTCATTGGCTAAATCCTCGTCTAGTATCCAACCCTTCACATCGTATACGAGCTCGGTTTATGAGCCCCCGGATCCCACTTCCTCCTACATGATGCCCCACGGGCTCTCTCGATCCAGTTCTGGCATTGGAACCTTCGATTCGGGACTCAGCTCGAGGGGTGCTAGTCGTCGCGAAAAGACCATGTCCTTATTGAGTGCCACGCCCAATACGTTGTATGGGTCTGACTTAGGCTCGCAGACCCCTTCCGTGGTTCCCTCGTCCCTGATGCCGTCGGCGTCTTCGTCCAAAATTGGTTCCCTTCAACGACGCCCAAGTGCCGATTGGTGGAATCCCACATCATCTTCACATTCCATTGGGATGACCACGCCAGAGTGGAACGTCAACCCTACCCAGTTGCCCTGGTCAGCTAGCACTGCAAGCGGAGTAGCTGAG ACGCTTCCAGTTGTACCTGACGACGAGGATGGACATCTGGCTTATAAGCTCGGGGATATCATTGACAATAAGCTATCACGGT ATAAGATCATTGCCACCCTGGGTGAAGGTACCTTTGGCAAAGTCGTCAAAGTCAAAGAGCTCAACAC GGACAAAGTGGTGGCTCTGAAAATCATTAAGAGCGTGGACAAATACCGTGAGGCCGCCAAACTGGAAATCAATGTTCTGGAAAAGATTCAGGAGGTGGATCCGCTTAACAAGCA CCTTTGTGGTCGAATGCTTCATTGGTTCAATTATCATGGACACATGTGTCTTGTCTTCGAGTTACTGGGCCTGAGCGTGTTTGACTTCTTG AAAGAAAACAATTACCATCCCTACGCATTGGACCAAGTTCGACACATCACGTATCAATTGTGCTATTCTGTCAAATTTCTCCATGAATGCAAGCTGACCCACACGGACTTGAAGCCTGAAAATATCCTCTTTGTATGCTCGGACTGGGAAGTGACATACAATGCAAAGAAG AGACGTGATGTGCGAAAGGTCAAATCCACCGAAGtcagattgattgattttgggTCGGCCACTTTTGACTGGGAACACCACTCGAAAGTTGTGTCTACCCGACACTATCGAGCTCCAGAAGTGATATTGG AACTTGGATGGGCACAACAATGTGATATCTGGAGCATCGGTTGTATCATGTTTGAACTCTACTTGGGCTTTACTTTGTTCCAAACTCATGACAACAGGGAACACTTGGCCATGATGGAGAGAATTCTCGGCCCTATGCCGGAAAG GGTTTCTCGACGATCGCGAACGAAGTACTACTCCAGTGGACAATTACTCTGGGACGATAACACGTCAGCCGGAAAATATGTCAGGGAGAATTGCAAACCTCTTAGG aaataTTTGATGGTAGATTCAGAAGATCATCGATTActttttgacctcatttcaaaaatgctcaTCTACGATCCAATGGAAAGGATTACGTTAAGTGAGGCCTTGCAGCATCCATTCTTTCATCAGATTCCTAGCCACTTTCGATTAGACATCTATCGATGA